The DNA sequence agtgtgacttttgaaggattaCTATGCtccgcttctcatattgtttcagaaaggacaAATATAATAGAtgcggcttgaaatgtgaactgaattgaatttcttccccattttaattattgctttgtattgtttttaatgatgtgttatgggccagtgtggcgtagtggcgaaggtgttggactatgacctgggagatcagggttcgaatccgcacatagccatgaagctcagtgggtgaccttgggccactcattgcctgtcagcctcatgaaaaccctcttcatagggtcgccataactcggaattgaaggcaggacatttacattttttatggtATATTGTTGTATACTGCTCTGATATTGCAGTACATACattcttttataaataaataaataaaccaggggACAACTGGCTGGATAGCTCCTCTCTGtaatcccctccccctgctttctTTCCTTTTGGGAAGGAGGAAAGGTCATTGGGTGTTTATTCTTGattttatttatcattacatttatgtccctCTGTTCCTTCAAGCAGCTCAAGATGGGCAGCTCAGAGATATGGGTCTGTCCCCTTAGGGTCACCCTTGGCTAAACGGCAAAGGGTCCCACAAGTCTGTGTTGAAAGATCTAAAGCACTGCATGAAAGCATTAATTATTCAGAGGTAATTTGAGGGGATAATGAATTACAGTTTGGGAATTTGAAGAGGAACGGTTTTGGGGTGACCCAGGGGTGCAAATTAATTGAAAGTACAGGGGGAGATTTGGATATAAAATTAGGTGGCTTGTCTTAGTGAAATGTATATTCTAGTATATCTAAAGTTTCATGTATACATAGAAACCATcagaggggttcccaaactgtggcccatgggctaccagtggtccacagtcttcattcaggtggtccgtggcatgtctgtgaataataccatttgaattctatggtttaagaacgtacctatagccaacagatatttctatcaaactttaaaaagcagggaaattgggcagctatatagtgagtgcaccaggggagcaggagacctgatctcctctctgagatattggattgccctacgaatttgtcaaaatgcaaacacaatttggattggtctttcacagtccaatccacttcctgtgtagcttgaaagaactTGGTagcgtgtgcctctgagcatatggtgactggtcgCAACACCTGAAATCACCTgaaatatgtgctgtgctgatcttgttttagcagggaggaagcaacaacattaagacagttgatatagttcagatagtcactttaaatatgtttgatctactttgccattttagtgacgtttcgtatagtaaatcattttgttttgcttctgtttctgtgaacaggtgaagtacagcaacagcttgcaacactaaaaaaactccaaaaacaattgtgaaataatggcactgactattttgaagaatagtttccaatggacataaggagtttgcacaagataaaacagtgggaggtgaaatatattctagcaaaattataggtgtgctctatgtttttaattgaccatgcccacctttccttaagtggagtggtttaagcatagcaggctgaaaacttgcatcttgggcaggctaagtttgtttttcccaacagctagagtcattgttgaagcaggaacatgttgtaatcagtttgattttacatcaaacagcagtttcagattcaactgctaatgcGCCCAAGATAGAAGTAGaacataacctctagtttgaaacacaagAGGCTGTCtttgccatcatatgacattgaccagtaaaaaggctttgaaattaataaaaataaatttaacacagatttctaggatgaataatgagagaaatataattttctaagttagattctctgtagaaacagcagtaacagaggaaagaagcaaagtaagaacaccaacaaacatacaaaaatgtgattctccatctttggagatggcaggtgttgccaccagtcaccatatgctcagaggcacgttaccaaattcttccaagctacacaggaagtggattggactgtgaaagaccaatccaaactgtgtttgcattttgacaaatttgtatggcagtacaatagaaaggaggtcaggtctcctgctcccctggtgcatgcactatagctgcccaatttccctgctttttaaagtttgatagaaatatatctgttggctatagttaacagcatttgaatagcatgtgttttaacttgcctaacAGTTTTATGGGTTTtcatttggtatggtttaaatttgtatgcttgtttttaatgtttttaattgttgtaaacagcccagagagctttggctatgaggcggtatatatatatatatggtgggatccccttcgctggatgtcttaaagcagaggctggacagctatctgcgggagatgctctagctgtggatttcctgctgtgggcagggggttggacttgatggcctacaaggccccttccaactctatgattctatgaaatgcaataaataaataaataaataaataataggcacattcttaaacttcaaggttttttgcctattagtgaattatttatgtattaaaacaTTGATATAATgccattcattttaaaaatctcagaacaaaaatacagtaaaaacccaaataatacatttaaaaaatacaacaataacagcCATCCACTCGTGCATCCCCCCAAACCCCAAGTAAATAAAAAACCATCACTAACAGCTGTATAATGACACATCAGCAATAATGGGTTACCTTTGTAAAGCTGCCCATAGGTTGCCAGGCGGGAGTCCTGCTCTTGGCAAGCCTGTTTGGCCTCAGGATAGTTGAATTTGTAGCGCCCGTGGCTGGTCTGGTAGGGGAAGACGACACCTGAAGAGGAAGAGAACATTGGGAAGGAAGTGGGCAGCGGATCCACCTCTGGGATGCCCTCAGCACAATTATTTTTATGCATtgaatttatagcctgcccttcttcCCGAAGAAGCCCCGAGCCACAAACACATCAACATAACAATTTAACAAAatacatactaaaaacagttaaagacattctAAAAACACTTACAATTAAAATGTTCTAAAAGCAATTACagctaaaagcattctaaaaacagttacgattttttaaaaaaaattcaaaaagcagttacaggtttgtttgtttaaaacccACTCTCATCCAGTgacctctgggttgccaggaacagtctccttcagccatcagatgcctgggtaaacagaaatattttcaaattcctcccAAAAGTTAATTATGGAGACAGATGTACCTCATTGGGAgctaccaccaaaaaggccctgtcctgggtcaatgccaaccaagcaatggCTGGCCCAGCCCCCTTACCATCTAACTGCAGAACCAGAGAAACACTCTCATCCTCCAGGCCATTGATCAGCTGGCAGCGGTAGCGCCCCTCATCATCCAGCGCTACATTGGAGATTGTAAGGGATGCATCGTAGCGGTGGCTGCGCCTCAGGCGGACCCGGCTGCCCAGCGGACCATAGGTTCTGTGGTGCACACCGTTGGTGATCAGGATAACAATCTCCATATATTCAGCTGGCTCCACCTTGCTCCATCTGACCTTATAGTTTTGAGGTAGCACTTGCAAAATGCAAGGTAGGGTGATGGTGGCTCCTCTCTGGGTGTGCACCAGTTTGTTCACTGGCTCCAGCAAGTATTGGAGGGGCACCGGCGTGGCTgtgggaaggaagaaaggaaggccaCAACAGTAAGGCCTCAGTTAGCACCTAAATGGATCTGAGGTGAAGAATGTTGAGGCAAACTCTTGAATTTACTTGATATGCACATATCCATGGTGTGTGTCAGAAGAACACCATTGCTCAGAAGAATGGGCTGCTAGCGGTTCAAGGAGGGTCAAGGCTGCCACATCTGAGCATGCTCCTGGTCCTAGCATTCAGGTGATCCCAGGGAGCCAATCACCTACCACTGCCTGCTATAAAGCTCTCATATCTGCCGCTTTCCCTCATTCTCCggtctggtctgaaggcacaggaggccaccactttgctgaagctaagcagagctGAGTCTggtcagagcagggatgggggactgcctgggaaccacatgcataCGTCGCCTTGGGATACATGGCAGAAGAAAGACAGGATAGGAAATGTAAAGACCTAGGGGAGGCCACCAAGTCATCTGTCTGTGTCACCAGAAGCTACCTGACACCCTGCTTTCTCCCTGCCTCTCCCTCCAGCTCTCGGGACTGAGCCTCCAAATCTGTCTGGAATTGGAGGGTTCTGCTCAAGGCTGATTGCCAGGGCTTTCATCCTCTGCACAATGCAAGCCCAGATGATCAGCTCACAcccagccacatctttacctgcctcacacctgacaccaaattttatttatttatgcatttaattaattaaatttgtatattgcccttccacccaaaggagcccagggtggcctcatatgacatcagatgtaggGCACGTGGGCCAAAAAGGCCTCCTGAGCCAAATGGGAGGCCTCCTGGGCTGGATTAGACCAGTGGACCGGAGGTTCCATTTCAAAGGATTTCAAGGGAAGTTGCAGACCTTTCAATAGGATGAATGGAATTTCTCAAAGGGcctgcaggagggggaggggagaactacCACTACACACATCTCCAAGCAAGCTTCATCCCCTTCTTCAAACAGTTCTTGTCTCTGCTTCATGGACCTCCCCCAGCTTTTTTTGGCAAGGAAACATGGGGTGGGGTTCCATGCTGtattttgaacaatgttatgctatAATGGAGGGGAGGGTATCAGGCAGGTGTCTGTGGTATGAGAATTGGGGTCTCTCAGagtgtctctctccctctctctcagaggagggccaggatctcttctcgatcgtcccagagtgcaggacacggaataatggactcaagtcacaggaagccagattttgaccgaacatcagaaaaaagttcctaactgttagagcaatacgacaatggaaccaatgaccttgggaggtggtgggcactctaacactggaggcattcaagaggcagctggacagccacctgtcagggatgctttaaacttggattcctgcactgagcagggggttgcactcgatggccttataggccccttccaactcttctatgattctccaTCTGCAAAAATGTTTGAAGGAATAATTTTGTATCAGGTTGCTCGCTGGGAAGGATCTGATTTGATCCTACAACAACAGTTACGTCTTGAAATCTATAGGCTGTTCCTATAGAACTGGCTCTGACCCCAATAATTGTTCTTCCAGTGTAAGTGACAAGCAGAATTGTGATTGACTTCCCACACAATTGGGAGTATTGCTCATTTTCTACCTGTATATGCTGCTAAATTCTGTCTATATCACTGGGTGTGAGGAAGGTGCTTGAAGATCAGCGTACGCACACAATAACCCTTGTAGTAGAAACCATTTTTGACACAATTTTGGTAATTGATCTTTTAATTAGTGCTAAAACACATTAGTGCTAAAACCAGAatagtgtagtggtcagagtgttgggctacaacctgggagaccagggttcgaatccccacgcagccatgaagctcactgggtgaccttgggccagtcactgcctctcagccccagaggcaggcaatgttaaaaccccctctgaataccgcttaccttgaaaaccctcttcataggatcaccataagtcggaatcgacttgaaggcagtccacttccattttttcaATACACTAATAGAAGACAGGTATGGTACTAAAACACAATAATGCTAAGTTTCACACTATTACTATTTCACTATAATATCAtaatgcttattttttaaaaaaactggtcaCCACCATTTTGATGACtggaaaaggttttttaaaaatcatttacgATACAAGATTATGATGTTGCATGGAATTGACTATACCTGTCGTGCTATACCCCatctttttaaacaaatatttccTGGATTGTGTTTTAGTTTAGCTATATGAAATATTGATTAAAAGAGGTTTGGAGTCATAAAATGGTGATCACTGAAAAGGTTAAAGTAAGCATCGGGTGTGAGGCaggtgaaggagcagctggacggAAAGGGCTGTGCGGAATCTGCCCACTGCgctttgcaagccctgacaatcagctgatcatccaCGTGGAGAAAAATAAGTCGCCTGACATCAATGtggcatcagatgattgacaggtgggcagatgGGGGAGATACATATTTGGCCTCCTGGCCAGATCcattgcccccctcccccatgttatATGCAAAATCAGGCAAAGCtctaggggggggggaagatattTTTTACATACCTGGATTCCCATTTGGCTTTTGGTAAATAGCAGGAATCCCAGGAAGAGAGGAGAGACACAAGGAAGCCAAGATCAGAAGCTGGTGCATACTTCATAGACAGAGGAGGGCCTTGCCTGAAAAATGAGGGACAGTGGCTGACGAGGACCACCAATGCACCGTGTCCAGCGTGAAAGGGATGTTCTCCCTGTTCCCAAACACATGCTTACAGACACACACGCTCTCCCACTATGAGAAACTTAACTAAGCACATAAAAATCCTTTACATCGTCCTTCTAAACACCGCTGGGGAACTTTTTATCAGACTGAGAGGTGTATTTCCTCATAAGCAACCTTCCAAGGGTTGCATgctgtggtgggtggggccagaggcaaatgtgggcaggACCAGGGGAAGTCATGGGATGCAATTCTTACCGTTTGTATAGCAGGgtaaattccagccaggcagaagccaGGGATTTCCAAACATCCCCCGCCCAGGCAAGCAAGGGGTGTTATCACAGTTAAGGATACATTTGAGccgggcaaaagcacttgaggagagtgCAGACAGGactggtgaggggcatggccttagGAGAATGTCTAGGGCCAAATGGaggggcttggagggccacatttggcccttggaCCTGAGGTTCCACATGCCTGCTTTATGGAGGGGTCTTTGCGTGAGGACTCAGGGGTTTGCTTTAGGCACAATTTTATAGCAGTGCTACTGAACCACAAGCGCCATGCAATAAGAGGAGTCTCCGGGCCCCCCAAatcttttttctttcctccccGCTTTTCATGCCTCCCTGGATGAAGAACGAAGCCTAGGAATGATCTTTGGTCAGAGAAAGAGTTAATCTAGCCCAGAATCCTGTTTCCAGTCCTCTCCAGCCAAATACTGGAGAGCATGAAGGTGATGGGCCTTCCTCCAGCATTTGGCATTCTGAAGGACACTGGACCTAgacctggaggttccatttagttcTCATGGCCAAAAGCTGCTGATAGATTTGCCCACCATAAATTGATCAAATCGTTTACCTATGGAGGGCCCAGCTAGATCTCACTGAGGGGCtttcttgtccagcatcctttttCTAATAGTGGTGGACAGCCACaggtctctgggaagcccacaaagctAAAAAAGCTAGACtaaccttcctcaacctggtgccctccagatggttgagactacaactcccatatgaTACTGGGGCTGGTTGGGGCTCACAGGAGttagagtccaaaacatctggagggcatcaagttgaGGATGGCAGGGTTAGACCTTTCTTGTGCTAccttccccccccatttcccaTCTTTAGACCATTTATCTTCCATTCCCATGCGTCTCTTTTTCCAAATCCTTTGAAAAACCTGGATTTTGAAAGGAAACTCTGTGTGATTATGCatgcctttttaaaatttatttattagatttaaatcctgctcttcctcccagtaggagcccagggtggcaaacaaaaacatgaaaaacactttaaaacataataaaaacagactttaaaatacatgacaacaataatatttaaaaacatatttttaaaaagctttaaaaacatcttaaaagcaattccaacacagacgcagactgtgccTTTTATCATTCATATCATTGATAGAATTTGGGGTTCCTTCTTTAGAATTTGTAGGTGGGGGGGAAGGAATTGGCAATGGATATAAAACATACCTAGTCTTTTgataatcataagaacataagagactggctgctggatcagactccAAAGGCAATTCTAGTGCAgcctcctgttgtcacagtggccaactagatgccgcaaagggaagcctgcaagcaagacctgagcacaactgtGCTCTTCCCACTGATACCGGAGTCAGTAAGACAGTATCATGACCAGTGACCATTGACAGTgttctcctccatgaatctgtctaatccccctttaaagccatccatgttgatgGCCATCATCCCTACAACCACTCATATGCCACAAGAACAGGTAGAATCAGAGAAAGTTCCATCATCCACGTTACCATACCTCTCTAGAAAGACAGTTCAATCTTCTAGCTACTTTGACGAGATGGCAATGGAAGCTGTTGGGAGACACCAAACGTGTAGTCTCACGAGAGCACCAAACCAATCCAGGAACACGTCTCCATAGAGCAACGAGCTGCTGTTCCTCTTAATCCAGTGTCATGGCAAATCTCTCCCCTCCACACTGTGTAGGGCAAAGAGAAGTAAGGAAGTTCATCTCCACCAATGTCACCAAGACAGATTCCCTGGATAAGTAACATTCCAGCTcctcccagcatggccactgtccATGCTGACTGGGCCTCATGAAGAAATCCTTATGGTGGTAAAATCAGCCCTGGAGAGCTTGGCCAAGGTTGATGTTCTCTTTAGGCTGATGGCAGATGGTTGTTCTTCATCCATAAATGGGGAGTTGCTTCCTTGGTTCTATTCCtgctgtcttctttttctttcctctggATGTGAGGTCCCATAAACAGTTTGTAcatggttcagttttgtccccccctcGCACCCGCCCCAAGAATAAattaagcaacaacaaaaaaggaaacacAGCTTCTAATTGTTCTGCTTGACAAACAGAGCAACACCAGGAAAACAAGGCTTGCCTTTATTCAAGGGGAATTCAGACAAAATGTCAACACAGCCCTACTGGCACCTTCTATGGGCCCTCAAGCTGAACATCTTGGTAAACAAGCCAATGTGCCTTTTTTGTGTTCTCTGAAGCTCCACAGATTTCCCCACAATGCATTAGCTTTGAAGATCTTCCATCTCCACATCCTAAAGCTGTGTTCCAAATTCCAGATTAATATTCTAGCAAGGGAAGATGTCAATTTCCACATAATGCACCAGAGTAGCTGTGCTAATCATTTTGGTGAGAATCCAAACGGTCGCCCTGGAATAGATGCTCTCGGCCTTGTGAACTTATGATTCCCAACTGCTCTGAGAATTTCCGAATATTAGTCAgtggttttttatttttgaacGTCAGCCATACAGATGACAACGTTCATACTGAGGCAGCTGACAGGGCTAATCTTTGGGTGGGAAATTAAACTCGCCCTTTCTCCagcaggggtggaaagatctgtcaatttcatttctttccattcctcatttttccaatcttaaaaaatcttcatgaaaattcttaagcattttcctaaacacattttcatatgcaGCTTTAAGAAACGTACACATATTTGCTAGCAATTTCTCCACATATAATCCTTTCtggatgcagttttgagtaatgtgcacatttttgctgtcaatttcatttttgtatgttattttcactaatatattcattttaatgcacatttcccccaatatatgcatttttttaaacactggttggagaactgcattgaaaaatttggataagtgtgaacaAGATGCCGGATTAGGTGGGCCagtggactgatccagcaggctcttactaTGTTCTCTCACTAatttcagactaacctacctcacagagttgttgtgagaagGAGAACAAGAGGCACtgccttgagctcattggaggaaaggtaggaaataaatataaaaagcaaacaaatgaacaaatatTGTCCTCTCTGATGCAGACATGTATCCATTCATGCTTTTGCATAGAGACTGATCAGCAGAAGGGCATTGCTGGTAGATGATAGCCCCTATTATATATGGGGTCCGTTGTTGCTGGGGAGCAGCTGTTTCAGGTTCAGGGTCTATGTGTGAgcaaatgactggcccaaggcaattcagtagctgagcagagatttgaaccctgatcaaaGCTAAACACCCATGCTTGCTTGGGACCAAACCACAGTTTACATTAATGACGTGATCAGCCATCATGTCatggggttttaaaaaaattaaatcccaGGTGCAGGGGAGTGCATActttggaccagagcttggaaaagttacttttttgaactacaatgcccatcagcccaatccagtggccatgctggctggggctgatgggagttgtagttcaaaaagtaacttttccaagctctgctttggacacatcatgagaagacatgattcactaaggtaaagataaaggtgtccccccacttgtagtgcgagtcgtttccgactcttagggtgacgtcttgcaacgtttacaaggcagaccgtatatatggggtgggattgcgagttctgtccccggcctttctttacccccctcattttactgaccacggatggatggaagactgagtggacctcgaccccttttaccggaaattcaatttcctccttccgttggaatcgaactccggccgtgagcagagcttcggctgcattaccaccgcttaccactctgtgccacggaggatcttacatgattcactagaaaagacaataatgctggggaaaacagaaggaagtagaaaaagaggaaggccaaacaagagatggattgattccatgaaggaagccacagacctgaacttacaagatctgaacagggtggttcacgacagatgctcttggaggtcgctgattcacagggtcatcataagtcaacaacaacaacaagcagggGGGTGAGGATCATCCACAGGAAAACCTTCCTTTCTCAGGGCACCATACTGGTAAAAATCCCTCCCCATGTGGCAAATCAGGATTGGATAAACCTCCTCCATGGTGACTGATCCACTGTACATTCACTTGCTGTGTAGGAGACCCACCTGCATTGGCTTGCAAAGCTGAAGCAggtgcttttttgttttaacttaaGCATGgttataatcagagcttggaaaagttacttattttaaactacaactcccatcagccccagtcagcatggccactggattgggctgatgggagttgtagttcaaaaaagtaacttttccaagctctggttataataGCCTGTTTAACCTCATAATGGATGCAGTTTGTCGTTCTTATAGCACACCTGCAACTCAAACACAGTAAGTAACACACATTGGGGGTGCGTGGGGGGGTGATGAAGTGGCATTTGGGTCAAAAGTGGGACCCTGGGCGCTAACAGTGTGTTGGGTCAAATTAAGCCACAGGCTCCACTCCTGGCGGTGCCCTTCCGTCAATTCCTTTAAGTGAAGTGGCATTTGGGtcacacatttaaagcgcatttaacacacttttaaagcacatggctctcccccaaaagaatcctgggaactgtggtttgttaagggtgctgggaattgtagctccgtgaggggtagactacagttcccaagattctttggggaaacgtatgtgctttaaatgtgttttaaatgtatggtatggatgcaaCCTTTGTGTCTATGTGCACAAGAGTGTGTAACCCTTTCTCCCCAGGTGAGGTCCCCAGTGTGCATGCAGACACCAATTTGCCGAATAACAAAAACTGGGGCAGTGATTTACAGGGACCAGAAAATAGGGACTGTCCTGGCTCAATAGGCTTGTCTGATCTTGTCTTGAATGAAACAACAGGACACACAGGGAGGCGGTACGCcgcagaggcagtgatggccccaaGCAGGCTTTCTTCAGCTTGAgtttcttccctccttccctcggCCTTCATCAGCTCTGTTTCCGATGAAAGGCAGAATCTTGCCTCAGTGATGGGCTGCCTGCAAGGCAAGTAACAGTTTGCTCATTGTGAGGAAAGAACAAAGAGCTCCAGGCCTTGATGCTATCACATGTTGGACAAGACAAGCCAAACCCCTGATGAAGACAAAACAACAAGGGATGTTGTTCATCCCATTCTCCTGGATGAATGGGCATTAATGGCCCTGGAGGAAGTTTTGGGGATATAGGGAGAGTAGCAGGGTCAgttctaggaatggaaagatctgtcccttTCAGATCTCtcctttttccactcttaaattcagttctccacatttgtgcagcaatctgagatatttttttaaatcctcatgaaaattctccagctttagcatgaatttctcccaataaagacgTTTTTGTAGGCAATGTTGaccagtgtacacatttttgcaagcaatttcttgtcatagaatggatttttgtatgttattcactcatatattcatttttatgcccactttcccttaacatatgcattgtcgtaaacattgtttgattggtgaactgcattacaaaatacgtgaatttcaaaggatggctatatcttggttctcatactgtttcagaaagtgcaaatttgatttgcttgaaatgcaagctgaatcaaaacTCTCACCCGTCCCTAGTCATCCCTATTGTGCTAAAGTCACCCAAATATGGGTTCCTCTACGGAATTGCCCTTGTGAGCGATTCAGGAATagcgatggggaagaaatttgatttagttcacacttAAAGGTGCATCTAcccaatttgtactttccaagaCGATGCATGAACAGAAACACATGAATcccttgaaatctgcacttctccaaattttgcagtgcaattgtcCAGCCAAGCGATGTTTACacgggggaaagtgtgcataaagatgaatatattatataaaatgatatacaaacatgca is a window from the Rhineura floridana isolate rRhiFlo1 chromosome 22, rRhiFlo1.hap2, whole genome shotgun sequence genome containing:
- the HAPLN2 gene encoding hyaluronan and proteoglycan link protein 2, whose protein sequence is MHQLLILASLCLSSLPGIPAIYQKPNGNPATPVPLQYLLEPVNKLVHTQRGATITLPCILQVLPQNYKVRWSKVEPAEYMEIVILITNGVHHRTYGPLGSRVRLRRSHRYDASLTISNVALDDEGRYRCQLINGLEDESVSLVLQLDGVVFPYQTSHGRYKFNYPEAKQACQEQDSRLATYGQLYKAWTEGLDWCSAGWVMEGTVHYPIINSREPCGGRLLLPGVRTYGTRDKLKDRFDAFCFSSAVKGRVYFIRGHLNFKEATQACRNDGAVLAKVGQLYAAWKFSQLDRCDGGWLDDSSVRYPITTPRAHCGGVPDPGIRSFGFPSKFRKKYGVYCFSMK